The nucleotide window GGTTGTGTCTGAGAAATTCATCTCCTGCGCTATACGGCCCATCGCCTGGTCCGAAAGGTCGTCAGCATCAAAAACCACGGCAAGCTGGTTTCCAGTCAAGGGTTTTTCAGCAAAAACATCGACAATGTGCAACGAATGAGACATAACCTGCACAAATTGAATGAATTTGATTCTATTTCCTTGATTTCATGGCCACGCTTGGCACAGGCGCGCCACGCAATAGACCTTCTGTGCTAAGATCTTCATCGATGTCGGGCCAATGTATGCCATAACCGGCGCCAGCAATTTTCCAATTAGCCCGTTGTTTCGGGGTTGCATTCATGAGTCGGGGATACCATGACAGAGGAACGGTGATTGTGCGTCCGTCCATCAGATCAACACTCAGTGTATGTTTTCCTGTTCGAACGGTTCGGACCCGCTCGTCAGCCGCTACTGCCAATATGCCCATAATATGCTTCTATAAATTCCTTCGAATGCTTCTCAACGATTGATTGTAAGCGATTGACCTCATGCGCTGCAAATCCAAAATTACGCGCCAGTGCATACGGGTTTCCCCCAAAACTTTGTCGACTGATCATCTCTGTCGACGTGGACATGAGCCGG belongs to bacterium and includes:
- a CDS encoding DUF2442 domain-containing protein — its product is MGILAVAADERVRTVRTGKHTLSVDLMDGRTITVPLSWYPRLMNATPKQRANWKIAGAGYGIHWPDIDEDLSTEGLLRGAPVPSVAMKSRK